DNA from Chaetodon trifascialis isolate fChaTrf1 chromosome 14, fChaTrf1.hap1, whole genome shotgun sequence:
CGTCAAGACTCAGACAGGACATCaagactcagacaggaagtcagtgctcagacaggaagtcaggactcAGACAGGACGTCaagactcagacaggaagtcagtgctcagacaggaagtcaggactcagacaggaagtcagtgctcagacaggaagtcaggactcagacaggaagtcaggactcAGACAGGATGTCaagactcagacaggaagtcaggactcAGACAGGACGTCaagactcagacaggaagtcagtgctcagacaggaagtcagtgctcagacaggaagtcaggactcagacaggaagtcaagactcagacaggaagtcaggactcagacaggaagtcagtgatcagacaggaagtcagtgctcagacaggaagtcaggactcagacaggaagtcaggactcAAACAGGGCATCAGGACTGGACTCAAGAACCAAAAAGCAGTCAAAACGGTGCAAATGTGTAAAGCCTTAGGAATTGTATGAATTATGAACTGAACTAACTTGAGATACCcctgaatattatttttttgtaattagtgtatatattatgtatatatttgtaAATATGGTGTGtggtgaaaataaataaataaataataaaaaaaagactcagacaggaagtcagtgctcagacaggaagtcaggacacagacaggaagttggGACTGATGTATTCGTCcaggtttgttttggtttcatatTTATAGAGACAATCTGAGAGCGACATgatgtttccatggaaaccaCTGGTGCTCACTGGGGGACGAAAATCAGCTGATCAACAGAACCTTTATTCTTTGACCTGGTGAAACGGTTCTGTCTGTAGCAGAACACAAGTTCTTTGATTTGTCGATGGATTTCTTTTAACATTGTTCTAATGAGGCCATACTGGTTCTAATGGGATTCCACAGCATTTGAAGTCATACTGGTTATACTGGGTTCTTCTGGAGCTTCTGATTCTAATTGATGAAATGCCCTGGTGGTGAAGTTCCACTGAGTTTTTAGTGGTTCTAATAGGGTTCTACTGAGATCAGAATCGTTCTAATGGCCTTTAACTGCTTCTAATGGGTTTCCATGGGTTTTAATAGGGTTCTACTGAGGTCATACTGGTTCATCTGATGATCCGTCAGGTGGCACCTGCCTCCAGCGTGActgagtgtctctgtgtgtgtgtgaatgttggCTGTGCTGTATTGTTCTGGTTCTTCGTCACAGTAGAAATGTTATGTATGAATTCACTCATTCATGTTCTCACTGAGGTTCTACTGGGGGTCAAACTCACTCACACTCCTTCTGCTGAGGACCAGCAGTCCCACAGTGGTTCTTTTAAAGGTCGTACTGGTTCTAATGGTCTCTACTAGACTTCTGGTCTCGGTCCAACTGGTTCTACATGTGTCACACAGGTGTGATGGCGGTTCTACATCGTTCAGAATGTTTTCAATTGCAGGTCGTTCAGACCCGACTGATGTCTGTCTAAAGGTGGAACGCAGAACGTCTGAACAACCTGCGGGTGAAAAGGCTCTGTGATTGGTGGAAGCAGAGATGAGGCGGGAGGCGTCTGATCTGCCACAGGCTTTTATTGCAAAGTGGCTTCCTGTGATCTCAGAAACAACGTTCCACTTTAAGGCTCCAGATGTcgtcgtgttgttgttgttgttgttgtggggtCGTCTCTCACTGCTTGGGTCAAATCTGCTTCCTGTAGTGTttctttacaaaataaaagtgcacTCTAACTAATGGTGTGACGGTTACATTCAAACTGAAAGTAAGGCGACGACCAAACAGCTAGAATGACGGCGAGTCGGACAGGAATGACAGCTGAGGTAAACAAACGTTAGCGTGGTGACAAACAGAGATTTAACGTCAGGACCTTTTCTGTCTCAACCTGTAGTGTTTCAACAAAAAGTGCTGggtgttcttcttcttcttctcttctgaaTGCATAGTCTAACAATAAGTCTGCCTGGTTTGAACATACTGAACAACAGtttacaataataaataaagtcatATGTAAAAAGCTGCAGGAGGCGGAGCTTCGCGGCGCTCGCCTCCGACACATGTGGCTGCTTCCTTCACATCGACTTTTTGGCAAAACTCTGGCTGCGAGAGAGACAACCTTCCTGGGGTTTGGTAGTgtgtcgttttgttttttttctgccaggtGAACAGAAGTCATGTGGCAACAAACTGGGAGGTGTTTGCATATCATTATGTTAATGAGATCTCCTTCATGttggaaaaaagcaaaaagaacaaaaagaaaacaaagaggccTAAAGATGCTAACTCCTTCAGGACATGGATACAGACAGAGCAAGCTGCTGAGTGAAGCGGCGGTGTTCAGGTGGGGTCAGGTGCTTCGGTCCGGATGGCACGGCGGTTGGCTTGGCTCCGCTTGGCTCGCCGTGATGACATCACATCGGCTTGCCCTCCAGAGATACCACCACATTCCCGCCCAGCTTCTCGGCCAGCGTGCTGCGGTCCTGGATGTCGTCCAGCCCGTTCACCTGCCACTCGTGTTTGATACCTGAGGAGACACACCTGAGGTCACTGGTCAGGGAGGAACACCGCTGACAGACACACCCGAACCACTGATGGCACCTgagctcagccaatcacaccTGAGCTCCACAGAGAAGGCTGTGCCAGGTATGTCTGACAGGTGACTTCCTGTGTCTCGTCTTGAGGCGGTGAGCAACTGCTAGCGTGTACTTGGCAGATCTGCCGCTATGACTGCAAGTTACCTGCCAACCTGAACACCTGCGAGGACATCTGACCTCCTCACAGTGGTTAGCAATATGACACAATTAGCTGAGACACTAAGTGGCGGTGGCAGCGGCTGTTCGTCATCTGACACACCTTTACTGACGTGTCATGACGACAGGATGTGACCTCTGGCCCCagcaggtcacatgactcaCCTGTAAACTTCTTTTTGATGGCATCTTTCGAGCTGGCGTAGATCATCTTGCTCTTCAGTGGAGCGCCATCTGGAGCCCTGAGGAGAACACGACAGCGAGAGCTCAGGTGAGACCTTTGACGGGACCAGACCGTCGCTGACCACAGGCAGACCAGACGGCGATGCTACTGGCCACCagccaggggagggagggaggccaGGTGTCAGTCCGTCACCTGAAGCTTCGCCTGCTCACAGCGTGTCACGAATGAACAAGAAGTCACTTCAGTAAACAAAGATGATTGTCAGTCACAGAACGGATCGATTCCTACAGCAGACACTAAACATCATCCTGTTCCAGCCATCAGAGATATCTGAGTTTGTAAAAATGTTCTGCTGATAGACTGACAGACTCGTCCACATTCACTGAGCTCTACTCACATTCCCTGCAAAAAGTCTACAGGACTGCTAAAACCAGGACCAAACCTGTCCCAGTCTGAGGGTCCGGACCAGCATCTGGCCTGGATCCCTCCTCTTAGACCAGTGATTCTCAACTCACTGGGTCGGGGTCAGCTCAGTTTTGTCTCGGCAAAAAAAattcctgtgcttttattttgaaggggataTTTTATGCAGCGGAGTGCTGTCTATTTGTGTCACGGCTCGTTattaaggggtgatggtgggtccCGAGGccagaccagttgagaaccactgtCTTAGACTGCTGATCAATACAAGCTCTGAGCACGATCAGTAGCTGGTTGAACGACTGGTCCCTGATCAACGCCTGGTCCTGGATCAGTACTGTACCAGAAGATGAAGACGAGGTCTTCCTTCTTGGACTCCTTGGTCTCGTAGGTGGCGTCGTACAGGCCGTATCTGCAGTCATTGAGGGGGAGGAGCTTGACAAAGCAAGCGTAGGGGTCGTCCACCGTCTCCCCGATGTCCCCCACCAGGATCTGCTTCCCCTCCTCCACAATGATCTTCTTCCTGTCCTCACTCAGACAGAACAGCACcgccttcttcctcttcttcacctcgTCCTGGGTCGAAGACTTCCTCACCTTCATGTCGTTGAACACCCTGATGACCTCATCGTTCACTGTGACACCTGACGCCTGCAGATGACAGgtaggatcaataaagtttaatcAGAGCAAAAGCGTTTCACAtggttgaacaggaaatgaTCAAAGACATTCGTGATTCTCCTGTAGTCCTGCACCAGGACTGGAGAGAGCCAGCAGAGTCCTGCATGAGGATCTGCGACTTCAGCTTTAAAGGTGATCAATACCATCTTAAAATTAATTCTATGTCACTGTTTGGTTcaaaaacagctgcaacaatGAGTCCATTAATCCATCAATACTGAATCAATCATTTTCATGATCAGTTTATATAGTTCATTTATCTTTtagcttctttttattttttagggttagggttcgTCAAACTCAAATGTTGAATATTTCCTGTTTGGTTCTGATCATTGTGTTTGAACTGTGatcaattattttatttatttcaattaCTTTATTTTATCAACCGATCGATTCACAGAAAAAATCAATGTGGGTGAAAATAATCTGTCGGAATGTAAAGATCACTTTGATCAGATGAATGTCTGATGAGctgctcacctgtgcaggtgttaAACCACCTCCAAAGCATGAACTTGTTGCTGGACACAAACTGGAGAAATCTAAAGCAGTTTGTCCTTTGACCCCCAGAGACTGTTGAAGGTCCCACGGGTGACTTCAGACTTTTTGTTCCATCAAAACCACCTGATGATGTTTCTGATCAGTCCTCCAGAAAGAACATTTGACTGAGACGCATCATCTCCCATCTCTGTCTGAGCTAGATGAGCTCCATGACGGAGGAAACAAAGTCGTATTTTAAATATATCGAGTAAAACCAAAACCCCAAACAAGCCTGCAAGGAACCAACGAAGAAACCAATGAAGAAACCAACGAAGAAAACCAACGAAGACACCAACGAAGACACCAACGAAGACACCAATGAAGAAACCAATGAGGACACCAATGAAGAAACCAACGAAGAAACCAACGAAGACACCAACGAAGACACCAATGAAGAAACCAATGAAGACACCAACGAAGAAACCAACGAAGAAACCACTGAAGACACCAACGAAGACGCCAACGAAGAAACCAATGAAGAAACCAACGAAGACACCAATGAAGACACCAACGAAGACACCAATGaagaaaccaacaaagaaaccaacaaagaCACCAACGAAGACACCAACGAAGAAACCAATGAAGACACCAACAAAGACACCAACGAAGACACCAATGAAGAAACCAATGAAGAAACCAACAAAGACACTAACGAAGACACCAATGAAGAAACCAATGAAGACACCAACAGAGACACCAACAAAGACACCAACGAAGAAACCAACGAAGACACCAACGAAGAAACCAACGAAGAAACCAATGAAGACACCAATGAAGAAACCAACGAAGACACCAAGAAAGAAACCAACGAAGACACTGACGAAGAATCCAAAGAAGACACCAACGAAGAAACCAACAAAGACACCAACGAAGACACCAACGAAGAAACCGACGAAGGATCCAACAAAGACACCAACGAAGATACCAATGAAGAAACTAACTAAGAAACCAATGaagaaaccaacaaagaaaCCAACGAAGACACCAAAAAAGAAACCAATGAAGACACTAACAAAGACACCAATAAGAACAccaatgaaacactgaaatgaaatcaaatgaaagcGAGTCTCTTCAGCCTGACCTACATCCACAGCGCTCCATCGAGCGGGCGAGACGAGTGGAGACAGGACGTCTGTTGACCGACTGCGGACAAGGAGCagcttgtgttgctgctgcagaacagATCCCAGGAGACAAGCCTTCACTAACGAGTCCTTTAATGAAGGGACGTCTGCTCGCAGACTCTGTGCTCCATCACTTCAGTCTGCTGGATTCTAGTTTTAGTTATTACAGAGcttcatgtctgtttgtgtaacTCACTGATAAGAGATCACAGATCAATACTGTGTGAtcaatatgaatttaatatcTGTGTTATTGTCCATATGATGTACGACTCGGCTGAGGTTACTGCTCATTTGAAGTGTGAGACATGAACGCTCTGTAGTCAGACACGTTGTCTTTAACACCGTGGACACATCAAGAAAATGTCTGTGGAGCATTTCTGGTGGACGTTTGGATGGTTGTCTGAGAGCAGCGTTCATGTCCTCCGTTGGTCTCATGACACGTGTTGGCATGATGAAGTGCTCAGAGACGCTAACAGACATTTTACTCTGCAGTGGACACGGTCCACGTCCAGCTCTGATCATACGTGAACAAATCACTTTGacaataaacaaagaaaaagtcttcaaacatctttgtgttgtttgtcctgAGCGATCCCAGGAAACCCACAGAGATGCCATGGAGACATCCACAGAGACATTCACAGAGACGCCCTGAGAcacccacagagacacacggAGATATCCACTGGGACATCCATAGAGACAACCATACAGACACCCACAGAGATGCCAACAGAGACACCCAGAGAGACACCCAGAGAcgcccagacacacacagagacactcacagagacacacagagacatccACAGAGACATCCAGAGACATCCACAGAGACACCCACAGAGACATCCACAGAGACGCCCTAAGACACCCACAGAGacactcacagagacacacggaGACATCCACTGGGACATCCATAGAGACAACCATACAGACACCCACAGAGATGCCAACAGAGACACCCAGAGAGACACCCAGAGAcgcccacagacacacacagagacactcacagagacacacggagacatccacagagacatccacagagacactcacagagacacacggaGACATCCACAGAGACACCCACAGAGAtgcccacagacacacacagagacacccaCAGAGacactcacagagacacacagagacatccagagacatccacagagacaaccacagagacacacagagacatccAGAGACATCCACAGAGACAACCACAGAGACGCCCACAGAGACACCCAGAGTCACCCACAGAGATGCCCAGAGACACACCCACAGAGACACATGGAGACATCCACACAGACAACCATACAAACGCCCACAGAGACACTCACAGACACCTACACAGAGACATCCACAGagacaaccacagagacacCCAGAGACACCCACATAGACAACCATACAGACATCCACAGAGACACCCACACAGACCTCCACAGAGACATCCACAGAGACAACCAGCACAGATGTCCACAGAGACGTCTGACTGATGACTTTTCTTGTGTCTCCTGGTGTGTGGACGGTATCTGGATGAAGTTTTACTGTGCTTTTGTGAATGAGCAAAAGTACTTGTAGCAGTCTTCGTACAGACGGAGCTCTCCTTCAGGTCCACATGCCCCACGGTGGACAGACAAGTCTtagttttacacagcgtccctTCAGGCTCCTCAAACTGATCAGTTGACCGGTGACAGTCTAACAGACGTCAGCTGATCCACTCAAACGTCTGTCAGTACTTGTCCTCATTTTGAAAGCTGTTACCTGATCAGGTGagtctgcatttgttttgtctcctgtctgtttgtccatctTAAACAAACCAGCAGCTACAATCAGCTGATAATGTCAGGGTTTAAGTGTCCGGGTCAGCTGATCAGAGGGCGAGcctctgacatcactgctgaTCGATGCAGTGATGACATCACTTCTGATAGGTgtgatgacatcactgctgatTGATGCGgtgatgacatcactgctgataggtgtgatgacatcactgctgctgactcTGTTCTGATAACACAGATGTGTCTGTAAAATCttgtcaccatggaaac
Protein-coding regions in this window:
- the cfl2 gene encoding cofilin-2 — protein: MASGVTVNDEVIRVFNDMKVRKSSTQDEVKKRKKAVLFCLSEDRKKIIVEEGKQILVGDIGETVDDPYACFVKLLPLNDCRYGLYDATYETKESKKEDLVFIFWAPDGAPLKSKMIYASSKDAIKKKFTGIKHEWQVNGLDDIQDRSTLAEKLGGNVVVSLEGKPM